From one Gossypium hirsutum isolate 1008001.06 chromosome D08, Gossypium_hirsutum_v2.1, whole genome shotgun sequence genomic stretch:
- the LOC107962792 gene encoding L-ascorbate oxidase: protein MDCKSWGSRDIVFLCIIVLSLIHVSLGAKVRHFKWEVEYMYGAPDCQEHVVMGINGQFPGPTIRAKAGDTIVVDLTNKLHTEGVVIHWHGIRQLGTPWADGTASISQCAINPGETFEYRFKVDRPGTYFYHGHYGMQRSAGLYGSLIVDMADGEKEPFHYDAEFNLLLSDWWHKSVHEQEVGLSSNPFRWIGEPQSLLINGRGQYNCSLAAKFSNSSISQCKFEGNEKCAPQVLKVRPNKTYRLRIASTTALASLNLAIEGHKMVVVEADGNHVQPFAVNDLDIYSGESYSVLLKTDQNPYKNYWVSIGVRGRDPKTNQALTLLSYSATPASKLPTTQPPVTPRWDDYNHSKAFTKSIYALMGSPQPPKTYDRRIILLNTQNRLNGFVKWAINNVSLVLPSTPYLGSIKFGLNNAFDQKTPPDNYDSSYDIMKPAPNQNTTQGSGVYTITLNTTVDVILQNANALAKDVSEIHPWHLHGHDFWVLGYGEGKFKNGDEKTFNLKNPPLRNTAVIFPFGWTALRFVADNPGVWAFHCHIEPHLHMGMGVIFAQDAHRVGQIPKEALACGLTGNKQN, encoded by the exons ATGGATTGTAAATCTTGGGGTTCCAGGGATATTGTTTTTTTGTGCATTATTGTTTTGTCTTTGATCCATGTTTCATTGGGTGCAAAGGTTAGGCATTTCAAATGGGAAGTGGAATACATGTACGGAGCTCCAGATTGTCAAGAACATGTTGTGATGGGTATCAATGGCCAGTTCCCAGGGCCAACCATTAGAGCTAAAGCCGGAGACACCATTGTTGTTGATCTCACTAACAAGCTTCATACCGAGGGAGTTGTCATTCACTGGCATGGAATTAGACAG CTTGGAACACCATGGGCGGATGGGACTGCTTCTATTTCGCAATGTGCGATCAACCCAGGAGAGACTTTCGAATACAGGTTCAAAGTTGATAGg CCTGGAACGTACTTCTATCACGGGCACTATGGAATGCAGAGATCAGCAGGGTTGTATGGGTCCCTGATCGTGGATATGGCAGATGGTGAAAAAGAACCATTCCATTATGATGCTGAGTTTAATCTCTTGTTGAGTGATTGGTGGCACAAAAGTGTTCATGAGCAAGAGGTTGGCCTTTCCTCCAATCCCTTCCGTTGGATCGGGGAGCCACAG AGTCTGCTGATTAATGGAAGAGGGCAATACAATTGCTCATTGGCTGCCAAATTTAGTAATTCATCAATTAGCCAATGCAAGTTCGAAGGAAATGAAAAATGTGCACCCCAAGTCTTGAAAGTCCGACCAAACAAAACCTACAGGCTCAGGATTGCCAGCACCACTGCTTTAGCTTCACTCAACTTGGCCATTGAG GGTCACAAAATGGTGGTGGTGGAAGCTGATGGGAACCATGTGCAACCATTTGCTGTTAATGATTTGGATATATATTCAGGGGAAAGCTACTCAGTGTTGTTAAAAACAGACCAAAACCCTTACAAGAACTATTGGGTTTCAATTGGTGTCAGAGGGAGAGATCCCAAAACCAACCAAGCCTTAACCCTTTTGAGCTATTCTGCCACCCCTGCATCAAAGCTCCCTACAACTCAACCCCCTGTAACACCTCGATGGGACGATTACAATCACAGCAAGGCCTTCACCAAAAGCATATATGCACTCATGGGATCACCTCAGCCACCCAAGACTTATGACCGTCGGATCATCCTTCTCAACACTCAGAACCGACTCAATGGGTTCGTCAAGTGGGCCATCAACAATGTGTCCTTGGTGTTGCCTTCCACTCCTTATTTGGGGTCCATTAAATTTGGTCTCAACAATGCTTTTGACCAAAAAACACCCCCAGACAACTACGATAGCAGCTATGACATCATGAAGCCTGCACCCAACCAGAATACAACACAAGGGAGTGGGGTTTACACCATTACTTTAAACACCACTGTGGATGTGATCCTTCAAAACGCCAACGCCTTAGCAAAGGATGTTAGTGAAATACATCCATGGCATTTGCATGGACACGATTTCTGGGTGTTGGGATATGGAGAAGGGAAGTTCAAAAACGGAGATGAGAAGACATTTAACTTGAAGAACCCACCATTAAGAAACACTGCAGTGATTTTCCCATTTGGGTGGACTGCATTGAGGTTTGTTGCGGATAATCCAGGGGTTTGGGCATTTCACTGCCACATTGAGCCGCATTTGCATATGGGGATGGGGGTTATTTTTGCTCAAGATGCCCATCGTGTAGGTCAAATACCAAAAGAGGCTCTTGCTTGTGGATTAACAGGAAACAAGCAGAACTGA